The following DNA comes from Agelaius phoeniceus isolate bAgePho1 chromosome 7, bAgePho1.hap1, whole genome shotgun sequence.
GGCTACACCTGCTGCCTGGGTTATAGCAAGGACCATCCATTTGAATGATGAGTTTTTCTGCTATTTTATGAAATTCAGGGTTTTCTTCTACTTTTtgaaacagagctggtgaaTCAAGCTCCAGACCTGCAGAATGTTTCTTTTATTTGGCACCAGCTCACTTCCTTGGAGTATGAACAGCAGGTGAAGGAGAGAGGCACACATAAGAAATTTGACTTCATCCATATGATCCAGGTAATGGCCATTGCTTTAACACAGGGCTATTTGATTTAACTACCCCCTCCAGTTCTGCTCTATGCTTGAATTTATGACCAGAGCTGAGCACTTCTCTCCCACAGCAATTCTTCAGAAGCTCTACAAACACCAAAGCTGGCAATGCTCAGTGCTGTGAGGTGTCCCTAAATGGGCATGTGGAAtcaggaaaggctgggaagcATCTGGAACAGAATTTAAAACATCTCTAAGAGAAAGAATTTAAGCCTTTGGAGGGTCATTGCACTGTGGAGGAGGAATAATGGCTGTGTGCCACTGTCTCTTCTAGATGCTGTACCGTGTGGAGGATATTCCCAGTACTATCAAGTTTTTCCACAGCTGCCTTGACCATCATGGTAAACTCCTGATCATAATTTTGTCAGGTAAGGGAGACCTTGTATTTTTTTGCTCCATTGCTGGAGTTTTGAAGATATTTGAAGTTTGAGAGCCACAAATATTTATCTGGGGATGTCAGTGGTGCTTATTCTATAGtaaataactaaaaaaaaaaatgctggatTTCATATGTAGAATGCAATCTTGGGCTTAGCCTGGGGGCCCAGTGTCTGATGGGGCCAATTAGGCACAGACTTTGTGCTCTTGCTTCCTTGCTTATAGAATTGATGTAGTAGAGAGAAGTGTGGCTGTCCATACTTCCTCATAGTGAAATCAGCACTGGATAAAAACAACCTGAGCTTTGGGTGGGCTCATCCTTAGGGGTCTTTGTACAGCAATGACCCAGAGCCCAGAAGGacagcagatgctgctgagAGCTTCAGGCTTTGTGGCAGGACAGGAAAAAAGAGGCACAACATGATAGCACTTAAAAGAATTGAGTGTTTCATCCCTTGTGCCATTCATGAATCCCCAGCTCACAGTATGGTGGGAAAAGCACAAACTCCCATGTTCCCCATAAAACCTGCCTCTCACATTGCCTGTAGGCTGTTTCCCTTGCTGTGTTTTTGAGGTATGTATTGTTCAATGAGCACTTAATAATTGAGGTTTGATGTGTGAAAACATCTGCAATGCTTTGGCCAAGGCACAGTTAAGAGGTAGCACGGGATGTTCAGGCTCAGCACATTGGTACCTCTGTGTGTACCCTTCCTTCTGGGCAAATTCAGAGCTGGAGGCATCTCCTGGGAGTTTCCTTTAAACAGGACACTTTGGAGGGAGGCCTGAGGGAAACCAGGGTTCTATGAGGTGCAGATATTTATGAGTAGTCTCGAGTAAGGGGAAAGCTCTCCTCCCACCCTGTCAAGGGCTGGCCCAGCAGTGAGGGAGCTTTTCCAGCTCGTTTCATAGTTGATTAGCCGGTGTTTGACTGCCTTGGCTTTGCCAAAATAACCTTCCCTGGTGCCCCGGCAGACAGCAGTGGCTGGGCCAGCCTGTGGAAGAAGCACAGGGACTGCCTGCCCGCCACCGACAGCGGCCACTACATCACCTGCAGCGGCATCACCGaggtgctgcagagcctgggcgTGCAGCACCGCGTCTACGAGCTGCCCTCGGGCTGGGACATCACCGAGTGCTTCGCCGAGGGGGACGCGGTGGGCGGCCGCATGATGGATTTCCTGACGGGCACCAAGAACTTCCTGGGCACGGCCCCGCCGGCGCTGCGGCGGCGGCTGCAGGCGGCCCTGCGCCAGCCCgagtgcagcagcaccagggacgGCAGAGTCATCTTCAGCAACAACCTCAGCATGATCGTCGTGGAGTCCTAGAGCCCGCAGTGTGCCCGGACTTGTTTTTAACACCGTGCATCCGGCCTGTGCTTTCAGTGGGAGTTGTGCTTTGTGTGGGCAGCACGTTTGCACAGCCACGGACGGGTGTGCGCGGCCTGGGCGGCTGTGAGGGGGTGGCGgcccctgtgctggccaggcacagagctgctgctgctgccctgtgtgccactgatgccttctgtcccctctgggTCACCAGAAACTGATGaattgtgaaggctgacctagaacagaggctagacagttaaagaataaagtagggatttattaggaGGCCTCAGTGGATCCACCTTGGgtagcacaagagcccagccagggctgcatccaagatgaaccaaaatggtcacaaaatgtcTGACTGGTCACAGGGTTTCTCACTTTTATaaattctgctccatttgcaaaTTGGAGTTAATTgcccaattacagctttagatTATtcagtcccatccttcttgtttttctctcttcagtccatgttgtttatgctcttggggctgagatttggatcatttgtccttggtccccaggtagagaaggaattgctttgtctccctactctgtgaagggagctcaccatcccctaatatgaagctcaaAAGttcacactaaagcagcacagaatctgaaaaatacaaaagctaaaacctgaggcatcaccagGACAAAACCAGCAAGATGTCCCTGCTGCTTTGCACCCAGGTAATGGCACTGCACCCAGGCCTGAACTGCAAGTTGCTCTGCACTAGGCTATTTCACGTGGTTTTATTGGCATAGACATTTACTGCCCCAAGTCTCTCAGCATCTCACAATATAGACATGTCTTAAAAATTTATCAGCCTTTTTGTTTGGAGAATGTTTTGGAACCCAGGATGATACTTGCCCTGTGCTCTTTCAAGCAGACATTAATTTTGTTACTTTCTTACTACTGTTTGTCTCcatataaaataaaagcaatcttaaaacaaaaaaagtcacATCTGGTTCTGCACATGTGGGATTATAGAAAATGAAGAGCAAAGAGGTCATtgagttaaaaaacaaaaatatgcaaagtaCCATTTTATGGAAGGCATTAAGGGTTTCTTGTAAGTGAGAAAGATGAGCCTGAGGATGTGGAAGAGCtgggagagagctgcagcttgtccttgtgctgcagccctgggaggcagCTTGGCTCTCTTGGAGCAGCatcactgcagcacagcaaaacAGAACCAACAGCACTAAAATGTGGTGTAATGTGGGTTAAATGTTAATATAGGTAAGTTAAAACCATTTCCCAAGGGTCTTGAGTTGTTCAGGGGGCAGAAGGaggtgctgccagggcagccagcTCCAAAGGGAGATGCCACTCAGGATGCCAGTGAGGTTTGGATCTGCATTTGGCACTGTGGTGCTGTGCAGACCTTGGACTGAGCACATGGGGAAAGCTGCCTGCAGTGTCAGCAGCCTCATTGCAAACAGCTCTGAGGGGGGAAAACCCAGCTCAGGTGGGAAATAGCTGCAGGCACAGAAGCCATCTATCTCTATGTCTGATTTTTCCATCCTTAAGGTGGGTAGGACACGCCTGTGTGCACCTGGAGGGGCTCAGGTGGAGGTGTGGTGTGGGTCAAATGGCTTCTTCCAGCACCATGAACACATAGGTTGTCACACTGGCTTGCAAGGCATTCCATGTCACTGTCACCCAGAGTCCTGCTGATCCTGCTAAAACTGTCCCACCccacccagctgaatgcagttaCTGCCAGGGGCAGCATCATCCTGGAAAGGTAATGAGCCTCTGGAATCATTGTGTCTCCACTCTgtcctttggggtttttgggtacTTTTTAGGTTTGGGTTTTATCATATCTTTTTGAAATGCAGCCATTTCTCCTGAAACTACTGTAACAGGAAAAATGAGCAAAATAATGGGAAAACAGCAGCATGATgtcatctccctggcaggactGAGGCACCCTGACCTGCAAGTACTATTGCTGTCAGTTCCAGAAACGTCAATCAGAACTGGACAACCTCCTCCAGAGTACCCCATACCTGTGCACAAGCTTTTCCCTTTGATCTATCCTGTTGTTTATTCCACAGGCATCCCCTTTGCTggtgctggctcccagcagctgggctgttgGACAGGATCTCAGCACTGCTCCCATCAGTGTTACCCTTCCACTATGAATTCCCATGGTTTGTATCCAATCAGCAGTGGTGTCTTTGTCTCTACTGGTAGattaagaggaaaaacaaaaggtaCAATAAAACAGGCTTGCTTTTCAAGCTTCAAAGAAAAATCTACCTGTTAATCTGTGCAGAAATTTGGCACAGTACAGGTTTGCCCAGATCTTCCCCAGCCCAAGAGGTTTTCCACCCCTGCACAGACAGACACATTTCCAATAAGCAGGTACTCAGCAAGACCCACCTGTGAGCACAAAATATACCCACAAAATTGTAAATCAATGTGaaaatgctcaaaaaaaaagagcacTTCAAAGCAGACTGTTTAGTGACAGGCTGGGGAGATGAAACAGGGCACCCCATTAAAAACACAGCTGATCAATGCTTTatatgtaatttttcttttgattcttCAAAAGCAAGTAGTTTATCAACAGCTCTGCTTGTACACCTGGAATAAATAGCATCCTTAGTGTCCCAtttgtttatatatttattctTTGGTGAACCTGCTGTTTAATAagtatttgttttgctttttaaaagacACTCTCCTCCCATGCAGAATTTCAGACTGTGCTTCCCCAGCAACAGAAGTGTGGCCACgagagggctgcagcagccagcgGAATAAATCCACCTCAATCCACCTCCCAAAACTCTGGGAACGCTGAGCTGAAGCAGCAGAACCAGACAGTCAGGCAGACAAATGCATTCAGCTTCCTCTGCTGGCTCATCACACCCTGATCCCAGCAATTGGGACCACACCTTTTCCTACTGCAGTCATGGGCTCTGACTCTGGGCTTTGGTTTGTAATAAAGTCACGATGACATAGCACAGCTGCCAAGGGAtgcaaaaaaaatctgcttttgggttggttgtttttctccctctccatggctagagtgctgctgctggagctcagggtCTGCAGACAAGGACCCAGGGAGGGAAATACCAGGAGGGGatggcaggagggagaggctgcTTTGAGCCAAATTAACCCTGCTGAGCTCAGTCCAGGAGGAGCCGTGCTCCATAATGAGTTCCATGGCAGTTCCCATTAGTGAGGAGCCAGTCCATGTCTCCCAGAGGGAACTGTGATGCTCCATCAGCACCAGTTTGTTCCAGCCCAGAGAGAAGGCTTTTG
Coding sequences within:
- the HNMT gene encoding histamine N-methyltransferase, giving the protein MEPAPELKRNSFPSMNFEAEILTTPHDNSELYMIPSMRSLTAEEYVEAFKSFLEHSTEHQCMDEFNREQMPTIMAGLGTGKSTLSVLGVGSGTGEQDLKMIRILQAVHPGVFIDNEIVEPNPQHVAAYKELVNQAPDLQNVSFIWHQLTSLEYEQQVKERGTHKKFDFIHMIQMLYRVEDIPSTIKFFHSCLDHHGKLLIIILSDSSGWASLWKKHRDCLPATDSGHYITCSGITEVLQSLGVQHRVYELPSGWDITECFAEGDAVGGRMMDFLTGTKNFLGTAPPALRRRLQAALRQPECSSTRDGRVIFSNNLSMIVVES